GGTGCGCCGGCGACGTCGCCGGTCATCATCTTCTTGAACTCGTCGAAGCCGACGCAGCCGTCGCCGTCGACGTCGACGGAGGCGATCATCTTCTCGCAGTCCTCGGTGCTGCACCCCTCGCCGATGCGGCTGAGGACCTTGCTGAGCTCGGCGACGGAGATGCGGCCGTCGCCGTTGATGTCGTAGATGTCGAAGGCGTCGCGCAGCTCGGCGTCCAGCTCGCGCTCCCCGCGGCCCCGGCCGTGGAAGGCGGCGAACTCGCCGAGGTCCACGTAGCCGTCGCGGTCGGTGTCGAGCTCGTCCATCATGGACGCCACCTCCCGCCCCTGCGCGGACTCGGTGGCCGGCGGCGCGATGGCGCGCGACACGGCGGCCAGCTCCGACGGCGAGATCCGGCCGTCGCCGTCCGTGTCGAAGCGCGAGAAGACCTTCTTGATCTCGatgtcctccgccgccgccggcttcttcgcctgctgctgctgctgctgctgcttcccgcCGCCGCTCGACATGGCCCAAGACTTGAGACTCGACGGTCGCGGCGAGCTAGCTGAGCTTCAAAGCTTGAGGTGGCTGGTTGTAGTGATGGAGATGAGGGAGCTTGAACTTGAATGTTCCGATGGGTGGAGGTTGGCGGTGGGCTCTGGGGTATTAATACCGGCGGGCACGCGCTACGGACGACGGAGCGCACCGACCATCCTCCCTCCTTCCGGATAAAGAAGTGGAGGAGTAACTCCGCCGCGGGGAGGCGGAGTCATATCAGTACGCGGCGAGCGCGTTGTCTTCTCTTCTCCCGGTTGCGTGGGGCGGCGCGTCGGCCAGGCGTGGCTTCGCGGCGATGGGCAAGCGTACGGCCGGATGCGCGCGATGCGAATCTCGGTGTAGGGGCGGACTTTTCCGCGTCCCGCCGGGCGGGCAGCTTCCTCGGTGCTCGAGAGAAGTCAGCAGCTCGCGTGAATCACCGGCCACGTCTGCGTCTGTCGCGGGCCGGTTTATTTATTCCTTTGCCGGCCTGGTTCGTGGAACTTGTCGCCGTGAGCGGCTACGGTGTGTGGCCGAGGGATGGACACATGACGCGGCGGGCGTGGACGGAGCGAAGTATCCCCACCCATGTGAGGTCGTCGTTGCTCGTGGCGTCCCATCCTTTGCCTTCTTGGCGTGTAACTTTTCAGAATAAAGCTTCACTTTTCACAACAAAGGTTCGTGCAGGGTATCATGGCCACCACTCGCTTTTTCACTGCGCTGGTGATTTTATTAGTGTGGGGGTACATATAGGTTAATTTACGGAAATACTGTCTGGCGAACGTTCGCTGGGGCCCAACCCTGGTGAACGCTCTCTCCACCGTTGCACGGATCTTGACGCGCCCCCTGGTCCTATAGGATTGCTAAAGTCGTTCGCTATCAGCTGCCCCCTGGCGGACGTGCTTTGCTCTTTCCAAAAATTACAAGGCCGTGCGACCCCCGTGGCATGAAGGGTGTGCACACTCAAAAAAATATCTGCACAATCCAAATGTCATAATACGATATTAGGTAAAAGCATAACATAAATAGGCCAATCAAGTCTCACAACAAAGTGGCAGCGGCAGCGGAGGGGAGGGGAGCGATGCCGCGATGGCGTGCATCTATTGGGCCCTTGAGGGGAGGGGGCAGCGGCGACGAGAGGAAGGGTGTGGCGGCGAGGTGAGGGGAGGGTCTAGTTGAACGGTGGACGGCCGATTAATGTCACCCTCTCTTACATAGTGGGAGAAAAATAGACAGCGCGGGATATTGGGTTTTTAGGACTGTAGGTTTATTGGCCGAAATAGCCAAATTACAAATTCTGGGTGAGCCACGACTCACCGGCCCGCTAATGGTACTAACCCCGTGATGTACCCACATTTTTTTTTCGAGAATGAGATGAACTCACATATCATAATCCTTGTGTGTCACACGGTCCAATAAGCCGCACAGTGAATCATGCTAATTTGGGATCGAACCGGCAACTCCTTCCTAGTGGGCGGTCGGCTTACCACTAGACTATTAATAGAGTGTTGTCAACATTTTGGGACCAAAACTCTTTATATGTTTTCTAAACTAAATTTGTCCACAAATTCAACTTTTAGTTTTAAAAAGTTTgaaaatctgaattttttacaaTTTTAAAGAACAAAAATCCCTTTTTCAAAGGGAATTTTTTTCCATCTTTCCACCTGCATTTTTTATTTATAGGTACCATGCCACTTTTATTATAGGCCACATGGAAGTTTTTTAATAATAAGAAATTTGCAATTTAATAAGTAATAAGATGCCATTTTTACCATTAAGAGGATGGATTTTATTATTAAGAGCATGTCATTTTATTATTAAtaacatggcatttttattattagaAATATAGCATTTTCATTATTAATTAGATGTTAGTTTTATTATAGGGGACATGGCATTTTCATTATTTGCTGACAAGTCATTTATATTATCAGGAGGATGGTAGTTTAATTATTAACAGGACAAAAGTTTTATTATATAGAGCATGCCATTTTTGTTATTATTAACATGACATTTTTATTATAGGAGGATTACAATTTTATTATATAGAGCATACAttttttattattgttgacatgtcATTTTTATTGTTAGGAGGATGACATTTTTTGGACTGGCATTTTTATTAATTGTTAACAGAATGACGGTTTTATTATTAGGAGGACGGtggtttttatttttattgacatgcCATTTTTGTCCTTGATATgacattttttaatattttttgcatAGTGGAACAAATCAAGCAAAAAATTACATCATGGCATTTCTTTGGTCATTGACAAAGATAAAGGAAAAAAACGCTCTCGCAAACATGTTTTTTACTGCGAAACATCTACACGGTGGAATTCATACCATTCGTAAAATTATAGATTATCATGGCATTTTTTGTAAAGTAACATGCCATTTTTCGTATTATTTATATCATGGCAATTATATATTTTATGTGTACTTTGTTTTTATAAGAAAACTATGTACTTTTTCATTAAAAAAGGTAATCTGGGCATTTTGGGCCAATGGAGGTTCGCATTGGCCTTTCCCTATCGACCGATTGAGGGGAGGGCGTTACATTCGCTGGGACTGCCCCCTTGGCGACCACTTCGTTCGATCAACCCTCCTCCCTGGCGATCGAATGCCAGTTATTTGGGTCCTTTATTTATAGGTAGTGTAAGGAAAAGAATAGCAAGCGAACACTCGCAAGCCGGCAAATAGGGGAACTGGGGAAGGAAGAACCAATGCGAGGACGAAGAGAAAGAAGTAGGGCGGGAGAGGTAGACTAAAGGTGTAGAGCCCGGAGCTACCCGGTCCATCTTTTTTGCGAATTGGTTGGTCAGAAAATTAGCGTTGAATAGTTGCCTAGGCGTGTGTGTTTGGATTAAGTTTTTGTAGAACTTGGGTTGGATTATTTGATTACTACCACAAAGAAAATATTATTTGGTCGCTAGGAATGGATCGTTTATTACAAACTACATTCTTTTCCCAGATAAATTGGAAAAACGACATATAGGCCATACGTTTAGGACTCTTTTTTTAGGGTGTTCAACCCAAACCAGTATTCAAATAAATTGAGCCCATACTGTGAGAGTCAGTAGTCCCGGTATATATGGCCCATTAAAAAAGTACATTTATATTATCAGGAGGATGGCAGTTTAATTATTAACAGGGTAAAAGTTTTATTATATAGAGCATGCCATTTTTGTTATTATTGACATGAAATTTTTATTATAGGAGGATTACAATTTTATTATATAGAGCATACAttttttattattgttgacatgtcATTTTTATTGTTAGGAGGATGACATTTTTTGGACTGGCATTTTTTATTAATTGTTAACAGAATGACGGTTTTATTATTAGGAGGACGGTGGTTTTTATTTTTATTGGCATGCCATTTTTGTCCTTGATATGACgttttttaatattttttgcacAGTGGAACAAATCAAGCAAAAAATTACATCATGGCATTTTTTTGGCCATTGACAAAGATAAAGGAAAAAACGCTCTCGCAAACATGTTCTTTACTGCGAAACATCTACACGGTGGAATTCATACCATTCATAAAATTATAGATTATCATGGCATTTTTTGTAAAGTAACATGCCATTTTTCATATTATTTATATCATGGCAATTATATATTTTATGTGTACTTTGTTTTTATAAGAAAACTATGTTCTTTTTCATTAAAAAAGGTAATATGGGCATTTTGGGCCAATGGAGGTTCGCATTGGCCTTTCTGTTAtgtcatatctctctcaaggtagttttggtgattgatgataacatGTTTGCAGATTAATCATGTGCTTTGAATAGTTCACAGATTCACCCCTGGCACGAGACGTTTCCTTCCCTTCAAGATGGTGGCGGAGAAGaggggtgtagctctttcgtttctctctcggtggactagttgcgtagagggcaccgtactatcaagagggggtccgctggggtattgcatgggtggaatcaacacgtacacatcagcttctcaccctccgagcttttccattCCATTATAGAGATTTCTCCTCTtttccttgtcctgtctgggtcccagcggtagtaccgcgaaacccagcggtagtaccgctgaggagacacaagcggcagtaccgctccatagcggtagtaccgcccttgtctccacagcagtagtaccgctggggtgcctggcacaaccgcctcgtcctcagcctcattggagagattctctctctctctcttcagtgtcccagcggtagtaccacactaCCAGCGGTAGTACGACCGAAGGgttacaagcggcagtaccgctccacagcggtagtatcgcccgtgaccccgctgccgtagtaccgctgggctgtctggctcctaccgcctcgactcaaggggtctttttctcgtgtcgggttttgcggcactagttgcggttgtagaggcaGTAGTACCGTTGcaggagcagtagtaccgcccctaccaccgcggttgtaccgcgttaggtcctattccctactagtctcctctgcgcggcagtgccgctggctggtgctgcagtaccgctgacctagcggtagtaccgccccctcttagcggtagtaccgccctgtgcggggttggttggtggggggcaacggttggattgttgcccccactataaaagggagtccccttcttctctttgacctacctcttcctcccccaagctccatttattgctcaagctccattaaatgctccaagctccattttcgcccgatctatctctctagccaatcaaacttgttgatttgctcgggagtggttgagaaggccccgatctacacttccaccaagggattttcgattcccccactcatccctagcggatcttgttactcttgggtgtttgagcaccctagacggttgaggtcaccaccgagccatagtccattgtggtgaagcttcgtggttttgttgggagcctccgattaagttgtggagattgccccaaccttgtttgtaaaggtttggtcgccgccttcaagggcaccaatagtggaatcacggcatctcgcattgtgtgagggcgtgaggagaatatggtggccgtagtggcttcttggggagcatcgtgcctccacaccgctccaacggagacgtacttcccctcaaagggaaggaacttcggtaacacatcctcgtcttcacc
The Triticum dicoccoides isolate Atlit2015 ecotype Zavitan chromosome 3A, WEW_v2.0, whole genome shotgun sequence genome window above contains:
- the LOC119266762 gene encoding probable calcium-binding protein CML16 translates to MSSGGGKQQQQQQQAKKPAAAEDIEIKKVFSRFDTDGDGRISPSELAAVSRAIAPPATESAQGREVASMMDELDTDRDGYVDLGEFAAFHGRGRGERELDAELRDAFDIYDINGDGRISVAELSKVLSRIGEGCSTEDCEKMIASVDVDGDGCVGFDEFKKMMTGDVAGAPPQPEATAAPDSNKPKE